In Oryza sativa Japonica Group chromosome 1, ASM3414082v1, the genomic stretch tgtttgcatgTATGCTAAAATAGTCATGGCAAAATCATTCAGTTATTTAGCCATTTGGCTATGTAGGTAAAGAAAAAACCAAAGTCGAAAGACGAAGTTAACTCCCAAAAATTTTAGACAAACTATCCAAACCTACCCATAGTAAATTACACATAACTGTTAACTGTTTTAAGAGTAAGTTTACTGGCTTCACTTCTGTCTATATTCTTTCACATTTACATTGGTAATATAGAGTATTTTGGGTAGTAAATTGTTGTATGAGCAGAAACACTATCTTATAAAAAAGAGTAAACTTGTCCTTGAAACCGACAAATTTCACACGCTTTCAAATTAAAAGAGAGAAAACCCGTACCGATCCAACTATTAAATGATGCACAAATAAATAAACGAGCGCGCACACACAGTGACACAAACCTAACCAACCCCAACCAACCGCGCGCACGCAACGCAAGCAACGAGTCGACGACGATATCCAAACCCCCCGACCACGCCcgaaaaagaaataataataaacaaaaacattagacccccaaaaaaaaatctgagaaaGAAGCGAAAATATCCTCTCGACCCCCCTCACCGGAAAAGGGTATTGCGTCGCCTcccgccgcgacggcgacgacgacgacgacgacgagcgcgggctccctccaccgccgcctccgccaccgcctcgccgcctgcctccgcgcgcctcccccgcctcctcctcctcctcctcctcctcccacatcGGACCCCGCCGCGGTGAGgctgcgtcgccgccggctCTTCTGGAAGGGGGCGCATCGTGCTCCGATGGACGCGCAggttcagcagcagcagcaggcggcgccgcagcagcagccgccgcccgcggccgcggcggcggcggggaggaggtacGGCGTGCACTTCTCGGCGTCGAGCTTCATCCAGGCGCCGCTCTCCGCGCTGCTCGAGTACTCCGGGATCCTCCGCGCGGACCCCGGCGGCGGGCCGCATCAggttgggggtgggggtgggggtgggggtggtgaGGTGTCGATCCGGATTGTCGGGTCCGGGGAGGCCGCCGGGGCGGCGTCCGAGAGGGGGGAGGAAGGGGTCGTGGAGGACGAGGCGGGGGCCGCCCCGCAGGCGAACCCATCCAcatcggctgcggcggcggcgacggccggcggcggggaggcggggAGGGAGTCCTCGTCGTCGTACCAGAGGTACGACATACAGCAGGTGGCGAGGTGGGTGGAGCAGATACTCCCCTTCTCCCTTCTGCTGCTCGTCGTCTTCATCAGGCAGCACTTGCAAGGtcattccccccccccccctttaaTTTACCTCATCCACAAGCACAAATTGATATGCCATCATGTGTTTTGCTGCATGTATGATTTGCATTCGTCTATCTGTGAAATATACGTCACCATGTGTTTGCTGAATGTAGGGTTGCATTAAtctatttgtgaaatgttgGGCTAATTTTGCTTTGGATTGTGTCGTGCAGGTTTCTTCGTGACGATTTGGATTGCCGCCGTGATGTTCAAGTCTAATGATATCCTGCGCAAGCAAACTGCTTTGAAGGTAAACTTACCATCATGTTTGTTGAACATTTGGATCAATTTACCTGTAGATTTCTGCTGGAATATTAAGTGACAAATAGATTAATTGTGACACTTGGATGTCTAAAGCACTCCCTTAGATTTAGTTCGTTTTAATGAAAATATCCGGGGTGCAGATCATCTCTAAATAATGTGATGCAGTGATGGTAATATGACGTTTTTTGGCCGCTCATAGTTTTATTGGCATTTTCATGGTAATATGGCTTACAGCTTTTTGGCCACTAAGTTTTATTTGGCATTTTCATGGATTTTCTATATCCGAACACGTTCTCATTTCACGTTTGTGTATTACCAATCATCAATCTGTCACTAATGTCATGCTGTGCTTGTACTTATATTTGTGCTGCTGTCCAAGGATATGACGTTGACTTGTTTACTGGTTTGTAACCTCTGTTATACTGTCAAGAAATCACAATGGTTATTTACATATACAAATCAGATATTCCTTGTTTTTGAGTGTTTACTGCACCATCTAATCGATTTTTGAGATTTGTTGACAATGCTATTTATATAGAGAATTGCAAGTATCTTTATATTCCTGGCTTTCCCATCATGATCAGAAGTTACATTATTATGTGGATTTAATTGCTTTCAATTTGTTTATATAAACAATGTGGTACTTACATATGATACATTGATATTTGTCTTTTTGGTTCAGGGGGAGAGAAAAATGTCAGTCCTTGTTGGGATCACAATATTATTCGTTGTTCATGTATTTGGAGTTTACTGGTGTTACAAGAATGGTGACCTCGTACGACCTCTGGTGGCTCTTGCTCCAAAAGAAATTCCACCGTTTTGGCATGCAATATT encodes the following:
- the LOC4325191 gene encoding uncharacterized protein, with translation MDAQVQQQQQAAPQQQPPPAAAAAAGRRYGVHFSASSFIQAPLSALLEYSGILRADPGGGPHQVGGGGGGGGGEVSIRIVGSGEAAGAASERGEEGVVEDEAGAAPQANPSTSAAAAATAGGGEAGRESSSSYQRYDIQQVARWVEQILPFSLLLLVVFIRQHLQGFFVTIWIAAVMFKSNDILRKQTALKGERKMSVLVGITILFVVHVFGVYWCYKNGDLVRPLVALAPKEIPPFWHAIFIILVNDTMVRQTAMIIKCMLLMYYKNSKGRSYRRQGQMLTVVEYFLLLYRALLPAPVWYRFFLNKEYGSLFSSLTTGLYLTFKLTSVVEKVQSFLTALRALSHKDFHYGSYATSEQVSATGDMCAICQEKMHTPILLRCKHIFCEDCVSEWFERERTCPLCRALVKPADLRSFGDGSTSLFFQLF